One window of Hymenobacter sp. BRD128 genomic DNA carries:
- a CDS encoding sugar-binding domain-containing protein codes for MTISLLLPKQLALLSLCWLATYLPAHAQRQQLLFNNDWKFHLGDAPGSERPTADDHAWRAVTLPHDWSIEGPFSEQWASATAYLPGGLGWYRKSFTLPAGYRGKKVFVYFDGVYKNSEVWLNGHFLGKRPSGFASFQYELTPYLATAGPNVLAVKVDHREVADSRWYTGSGIYRNVYLLATAPVHVQQWGMCFTTPQVSKSTATGKVSVALTNASATAAAVTVTSTLLDARGQAVATAKQVLNVKAKADGTASLTLPIKSPALWSADQPNLYRLRVSLAVQGKPTDEVTEEVGVRTIRFDANQGFFLNEQPTKLRGVCLHDDAGALGVAVPPEVWERRLKTLKAAGCNAIRMSHNPHADYFYRLCDRLGFLVMDEAFDEWERGKNKWVAGWNVGTPSQHGPHEYFKEWGDRDLRDMVLRNRNCPSIIMWSIGNEIDYPNDPYTHEVLNTGRNPQIYGKGYLPSHPPASEMGPLARRLVAVAKQADSTRPITAALAGVVMSNFTDYPAALDLVGYNYQEFRYPEDHKQYPQRIIYGSENGMAPSAWAAVDSNAYVSAQYLWTGIDYLGEAGKWPQRANGAGLLDMAGFPKPEYYFRQSLWTSAPLLYLTTAEAPSKPGARQPHLAPTWNWPAASQVHVVALTNNEATELFLNGQSLGKKTGRLPAWDVPYAAGELRANGYRNGQVVSETQLRTVGAPTALQLKPDRTTLAAKTQGLAQIEAQVVDQAGNLVTDATNEISVTLTGPARLLGIESGDIASHEPYAAPRHKAYQGRLLLYVQATGPGAIRVALAAPGLTSQAAELRAE; via the coding sequence ATGACTATTAGCCTATTACTACCTAAGCAGTTGGCCTTACTCAGCCTGTGCTGGCTAGCCACCTACCTGCCCGCCCACGCCCAGCGCCAGCAGCTTTTATTTAATAACGACTGGAAATTTCACCTTGGTGATGCGCCCGGCAGCGAGCGCCCCACCGCCGATGACCACGCCTGGCGCGCCGTGACCCTGCCGCATGATTGGAGCATCGAGGGGCCGTTTAGCGAGCAGTGGGCCAGCGCCACGGCCTACCTGCCGGGCGGCCTGGGCTGGTACCGCAAGTCGTTTACCCTGCCCGCTGGCTACCGCGGCAAGAAGGTATTCGTGTATTTCGATGGGGTGTATAAAAACAGCGAAGTGTGGCTGAACGGCCACTTCCTGGGCAAGCGGCCCAGCGGCTTCGCCTCCTTTCAGTACGAGCTAACGCCTTATCTGGCAACCGCTGGCCCCAACGTGCTGGCCGTGAAAGTAGACCACCGCGAGGTAGCCGACTCGCGCTGGTACACCGGCTCGGGTATTTACCGCAACGTGTATTTGCTGGCCACGGCGCCGGTGCACGTGCAGCAGTGGGGCATGTGCTTCACCACACCGCAGGTGTCGAAGAGCACCGCTACGGGCAAAGTCAGCGTGGCACTGACCAACGCCAGCGCCACGGCGGCGGCCGTTACGGTCACGAGCACGCTGCTTGATGCGCGGGGCCAGGCCGTAGCCACGGCCAAGCAAGTACTGAATGTGAAGGCCAAGGCCGACGGCACCGCTAGCCTCACGCTGCCCATCAAGAGCCCCGCCCTGTGGTCGGCCGACCAGCCCAATCTCTACCGGCTGCGGGTGAGCCTGGCCGTGCAAGGCAAACCCACCGATGAAGTGACTGAGGAAGTGGGCGTGCGCACCATCCGCTTCGATGCCAACCAGGGCTTTTTCCTGAACGAGCAGCCCACCAAGCTGCGGGGCGTGTGCCTGCATGACGACGCGGGCGCGCTCGGCGTGGCCGTGCCGCCCGAGGTGTGGGAGCGCCGGCTTAAAACACTAAAAGCGGCGGGCTGCAACGCCATCCGCATGAGCCACAACCCGCACGCCGACTATTTCTACCGCCTCTGCGACCGGCTAGGCTTCCTGGTCATGGATGAGGCTTTCGACGAGTGGGAGCGCGGCAAAAACAAGTGGGTGGCCGGCTGGAACGTGGGCACCCCTAGCCAGCACGGCCCGCACGAATATTTCAAGGAATGGGGCGACCGCGACCTGCGCGACATGGTGCTGCGCAACCGCAACTGCCCCAGCATCATTATGTGGAGCATTGGGAATGAGATAGATTATCCCAATGACCCCTACACCCACGAGGTGCTCAACACCGGCCGCAACCCCCAGATTTATGGCAAAGGCTACCTGCCCAGCCACCCGCCCGCCAGCGAAATGGGCCCGCTAGCCCGCCGCCTGGTGGCCGTGGCCAAACAGGCCGACAGCACGCGACCCATCACGGCTGCCCTGGCCGGCGTGGTGATGTCGAACTTCACCGACTACCCCGCCGCCCTCGACCTCGTGGGCTACAACTACCAGGAGTTTCGCTACCCCGAAGACCACAAGCAGTACCCCCAGCGCATTATCTACGGCAGCGAAAACGGCATGGCGCCCAGCGCCTGGGCCGCCGTGGATAGCAACGCCTACGTATCAGCCCAGTACCTGTGGACGGGCATCGATTACCTGGGCGAGGCCGGCAAGTGGCCGCAGCGCGCCAACGGCGCCGGCCTGCTCGATATGGCCGGCTTCCCCAAGCCCGAGTATTATTTCCGTCAAAGCCTCTGGACCAGCGCGCCCCTGCTCTACCTCACTACTGCGGAGGCCCCTAGCAAGCCCGGCGCCCGCCAGCCGCACCTCGCCCCTACCTGGAACTGGCCCGCCGCCAGCCAGGTGCACGTGGTAGCCCTCACCAACAACGAGGCCACCGAGCTTTTTCTCAACGGCCAGTCGCTGGGCAAGAAAACCGGCCGCCTGCCCGCCTGGGACGTGCCCTACGCCGCTGGTGAGCTCCGGGCCAATGGCTACCGCAACGGCCAGGTAGTGAGCGAAACGCAGCTGCGCACCGTTGGCGCGCCTACGGCTCTCCAGCTCAAGCCCGACCGCACAACCCTAGCCGCTAAAACCCAGGGCCTGGCCCAGATAGAGGCGCAGGTGGTAGACCAGGCCGGCAACTTGGTAACCGACGCGACCAACGAAATAAGCGTGACGCTCACCGGCCCGGCCCGCCTGCTGGGCATCGAGAGCGGCGATATTGCCAGCCACGAGCCCTACGCCGCGCCGCGGCACAAGGCCTACCAGGGCCGGCTGCTGCTCTACGTGCAGGCCACCGGGCCGGGCGCCATTCGGGTGGCGCTGGCCGCGCCGGGGCTAACCAGCCAGGCTGCCGAGCTGCGCGCCGAGTAA
- a CDS encoding glycoside hydrolase family 43 protein, whose product MRFTHRFLLILAGGLLLGSQPALAQQMPLPPSRKNVPLDSIRLSDPFILADQRTHTYYMTGTGGLLWQSKDLKRWDGPSQVAQPDPASWMGPAPQIWAAEIHPYKGKYYYFATFTNSALKIDAAKGSPLERRAVHVLVSDQAAGPYRPMRDETYLPATKSTLDGTFWVETQKPYLLYCHEWVQNQNGTVEKIALKPDLSGTTGPSQILFRASDSPWSRENPRTGPARPNKVTDGPWVFRTKTGKLGMLWTSWIYDVYTQGVAYSTSGTLAGPWTQEPTPITPPNYGHGMLFRTFEGQDLLVLHSHQDIKGNYHRVPHLFAVDLSGNKLVLGKPYQP is encoded by the coding sequence ATGCGCTTCACGCACCGCTTTTTGTTGATTTTGGCGGGCGGCCTGCTGCTGGGCAGCCAGCCCGCGCTGGCCCAGCAAATGCCCCTACCCCCTAGCCGTAAGAATGTGCCGCTCGATTCTATTCGGCTGAGCGACCCGTTTATTCTGGCCGACCAACGCACGCACACCTACTATATGACGGGCACCGGCGGGCTGCTCTGGCAGAGCAAAGACCTGAAGCGCTGGGATGGCCCTAGCCAGGTAGCCCAGCCCGACCCCGCCTCCTGGATGGGCCCGGCGCCCCAGATTTGGGCCGCCGAAATTCACCCCTATAAGGGCAAATACTATTATTTCGCCACCTTCACCAACAGCGCCCTCAAGATTGACGCCGCCAAGGGCAGTCCGCTGGAGCGACGGGCCGTGCACGTGCTGGTGAGCGACCAGGCCGCCGGCCCCTACCGGCCCATGCGCGACGAAACGTACCTGCCGGCCACTAAATCGACGCTCGACGGCACATTTTGGGTCGAAACCCAGAAGCCTTACCTGCTCTACTGCCACGAGTGGGTACAAAACCAGAATGGCACGGTAGAGAAAATCGCCCTCAAGCCCGACCTGAGCGGCACCACCGGCCCTAGCCAAATTCTGTTTCGGGCCAGTGACTCGCCCTGGAGCCGCGAAAACCCGCGCACCGGCCCCGCCCGCCCCAATAAGGTGACCGACGGCCCCTGGGTGTTTCGCACCAAAACCGGGAAGCTCGGCATGCTCTGGACCAGCTGGATTTACGACGTGTACACCCAGGGCGTGGCCTACTCGACCAGCGGCACCCTAGCCGGCCCCTGGACGCAGGAGCCCACCCCCATCACGCCGCCCAACTACGGCCACGGCATGCTATTCCGCACCTTCGAAGGCCAGGACCTGCTGGTGCTGCACAGCCACCAGGACATTAAAGGCAATTACCACCGCGTGCCGCACTTGTTCGCAGTCGACTTGTCGGGCAATAAGCTGGTGCTGGGCAAACCTTATCAGCCTTAA
- a CDS encoding glycoside hydrolase, giving the protein MRQLTQVVIGWALSAALLAVSPARSQSAPAVVTVRIDATKTYQTIANFAASDAWAGQFVGNWPAAKKEAIADLLFSTEARLSGQPKGIGLSLWRVNLGAGSAEQGEASGIKDEWRRAESFLTPAGTYDWNRLAGQRWLMEAARQRGVTQFLGFLNSPPVSLTRNGKAYATAKQPNLAPEKFAALADYCARVLEGVRQKTGITFAYLSPVNEPQWDWSDGGQEGTPFQNEDITSISKALSTSLVKAKLSTQLLVAEAGKLDYLFITADKPGRGDQIAAFFGDKAAPTYLGGTPRVAPIMAGHSYFTTSPQAQAVATRQQLAARMASVPKLNFWQSEYCILGDNAGEINGGPRDLGMAPALYLARVIHTDLAVANAAAWQWWLAISPYDYKDGLVYIDKNKTDGNFYPSKMLWALGNYSRFVRPGAVRVAAQLDGAPASPGAPLVSAYRSANGRQLITVVVNDADAATDLRLALAGRRLGASQPFTTSATGDLQPGPAVPAGAVLHVGPRSITTLVSELR; this is encoded by the coding sequence ATGAGACAGTTAACACAAGTCGTCATTGGCTGGGCGCTGAGCGCGGCGCTGCTGGCGGTTAGCCCGGCCCGTAGCCAGTCGGCGCCGGCCGTGGTCACGGTGCGCATCGACGCCACCAAAACCTACCAGACCATCGCCAACTTCGCCGCCTCCGATGCCTGGGCCGGCCAGTTTGTGGGCAATTGGCCAGCTGCCAAGAAAGAAGCCATTGCCGACCTGCTCTTCAGCACCGAGGCTAGGCTCAGCGGCCAGCCCAAGGGCATCGGCCTTTCGCTGTGGCGCGTGAACCTGGGTGCGGGCAGCGCCGAGCAGGGCGAGGCAAGCGGCATCAAGGACGAGTGGCGGCGAGCTGAGTCGTTTCTGACGCCTGCCGGCACCTACGACTGGAACCGGCTGGCCGGCCAGCGCTGGTTGATGGAGGCGGCCCGCCAGCGCGGCGTGACGCAGTTTCTGGGTTTCTTGAATAGCCCGCCCGTTTCGCTGACCCGCAACGGCAAGGCCTACGCCACCGCCAAGCAGCCCAACCTGGCCCCGGAGAAATTTGCGGCCCTAGCCGACTACTGCGCCCGCGTACTCGAAGGCGTGCGCCAAAAAACCGGCATCACCTTCGCCTACCTCAGCCCCGTGAATGAGCCGCAGTGGGACTGGAGCGACGGCGGCCAGGAAGGCACGCCTTTTCAGAACGAGGATATTACGAGCATCAGCAAAGCGCTCAGCACCAGCCTGGTAAAAGCCAAGCTATCCACCCAGCTTCTGGTCGCCGAGGCCGGCAAGCTCGACTATCTATTCATTACTGCCGACAAGCCGGGCCGCGGCGACCAGATAGCCGCCTTCTTCGGCGACAAGGCCGCGCCGACCTACCTGGGCGGCACGCCCCGCGTGGCACCTATTATGGCGGGGCATAGCTACTTCACCACCTCGCCCCAGGCGCAGGCCGTGGCCACGCGCCAGCAGCTGGCAGCTAGGATGGCGAGCGTGCCCAAGCTTAATTTTTGGCAGTCGGAATACTGCATACTGGGCGACAACGCGGGCGAAATCAACGGCGGTCCGCGCGACCTGGGCATGGCCCCGGCCCTGTACCTGGCCCGCGTCATCCATACCGACCTGGCCGTGGCCAACGCCGCCGCCTGGCAGTGGTGGCTAGCCATCTCGCCCTACGACTACAAAGACGGCCTGGTGTACATCGACAAAAACAAGACCGATGGCAACTTCTACCCCAGCAAAATGCTGTGGGCGCTCGGCAACTACAGCCGCTTTGTGCGCCCCGGCGCGGTGCGCGTAGCCGCGCAGCTCGATGGCGCACCGGCTAGCCCCGGCGCGCCGCTGGTGTCGGCCTACCGCAGCGCCAATGGCCGGCAGCTCATCACGGTAGTCGTGAACGATGCCGACGCGGCCACCGACCTACGCCTGGCCCTGGCCGGCCGCCGGCTGGGGGCTAGCCAGCCCTTCACCACCTCGGCTACCGGTGACTTGCAGCCCGGCCCGGCGGTGCCGGCCGGCGCGGTGCTGCACGTGGGGCCGCGCTCCATCACCACGCTGGTGAGCGAGCTGCGCTAG
- a CDS encoding RagB/SusD family nutrient uptake outer membrane protein, which produces MKTFPRIFTLALGLSLSLGVQSCKTFLDISPQGQQTTDNYYTTADECKAAVMGCYALADQDGWWKIDRTRMFGDAGSDDAWKGNAIAGDQREFGDFARFFWLPNNEWFDNRYTHIYQSIGNCNAALVGIAKAPIDPSLQQQLIGEVKFIRAYNYFELVKGFGGVPLVLTPVSPSESLTIKRASAAECYAQIIKDFQDAAAVLPEKSARASADKGRATKGAANAYLAKAYLFTEQWALAQTAAETVINSGQYSLGDFSNVWSVNNPNGVESIFELNYNANQTFGLGTALTVVMRSRADGGWGFNTPSSNLEQAFGTDPRRQWTIIKQGDNVGPKTASFDYSNYDTKPAENESGRISRKMFLQLADRPANELDHSPLNRIELRYADLLLMHAEASNKLGQDAKALTSLNLVRARANRLSPGTVLPRASAGTQLLNDIWLERRLELAMEGHRYYDLVRQKRLVEVMKAFNASQLTSTDPYDKGKVKDQISATNNLFPIPTPQIQLSGGTVTQNPGY; this is translated from the coding sequence ATGAAAACGTTTCCCCGCATTTTTACCCTGGCGCTGGGCCTGAGCTTGAGCCTGGGCGTGCAGTCGTGCAAAACCTTCCTCGACATCTCGCCCCAGGGCCAGCAAACAACCGATAACTACTACACCACCGCCGACGAGTGCAAGGCGGCCGTGATGGGCTGCTACGCCCTAGCCGACCAGGATGGCTGGTGGAAAATCGACCGCACCCGCATGTTTGGCGACGCCGGCTCGGACGATGCCTGGAAGGGCAACGCCATTGCCGGCGACCAGCGCGAGTTTGGCGACTTCGCCCGCTTCTTCTGGCTGCCAAATAACGAGTGGTTTGACAACCGCTACACCCACATCTACCAATCTATCGGCAACTGCAACGCCGCGCTGGTGGGCATCGCCAAGGCGCCCATCGACCCTTCCTTGCAGCAGCAATTGATTGGCGAGGTGAAGTTTATCCGGGCCTACAACTACTTCGAGCTGGTGAAAGGCTTCGGCGGCGTGCCGCTGGTGCTCACGCCGGTGTCGCCGAGCGAGTCGCTGACCATCAAGCGCGCTTCGGCGGCCGAGTGCTACGCTCAGATTATCAAGGATTTTCAGGACGCCGCCGCCGTACTGCCCGAGAAAAGCGCCCGCGCCAGCGCCGACAAGGGCCGCGCCACCAAAGGCGCCGCCAACGCCTACCTAGCCAAGGCCTACCTCTTTACCGAGCAGTGGGCGCTGGCCCAGACGGCCGCCGAAACGGTTATCAACTCGGGCCAGTACAGCCTGGGCGACTTCAGCAACGTGTGGAGCGTGAACAACCCCAACGGCGTCGAGTCGATTTTTGAGCTCAACTACAACGCCAACCAGACCTTCGGCCTCGGCACCGCCCTCACGGTGGTGATGCGCAGCCGCGCCGACGGCGGCTGGGGCTTCAACACCCCGAGCAGCAACCTGGAGCAGGCTTTCGGCACCGACCCGCGCCGCCAGTGGACCATCATCAAGCAGGGCGACAACGTGGGGCCCAAAACGGCCAGCTTCGACTACTCGAACTACGACACCAAGCCGGCGGAAAATGAGTCGGGTCGCATCAGCCGCAAGATGTTTTTGCAGCTGGCCGACCGCCCGGCCAACGAGCTTGACCATTCGCCCCTCAACCGCATCGAGCTGCGCTACGCCGACCTGCTGCTGATGCACGCCGAGGCCTCCAATAAGCTCGGTCAGGATGCCAAAGCCCTGACCTCGCTGAACCTGGTGCGCGCCCGCGCCAACCGCCTGAGCCCCGGCACAGTACTGCCCCGCGCCTCGGCCGGCACGCAGCTGCTGAACGACATCTGGCTGGAGCGCCGCCTGGAGCTGGCCATGGAAGGCCACCGCTACTACGACCTCGTGCGCCAGAAGCGCCTGGTAGAGGTCATGAAGGCCTTCAATGCCTCGCAGCTTACCAGTACCGACCCCTACGACAAGGGCAAGGTGAAGGACCAGATTTCGGCGACCAATAACCTGTTTCCGATTCCGACGCCCCAGATTCAGCTTTCGGGCGGCACGGTTACCCAAAACCCTGGCTACTAA
- a CDS encoding TonB-dependent receptor: protein MQAKSILLCGALLPLAVAAAPANAGAAHVAKPAPARRSAVADTPITGTVLDEKGAGLPGVTVVLKGTSIGATTDGDGRFTLRIPTGTTGATLVVSSVGYNRQEVAVGDRTTVTVNLTVAAQALDEAVVIGYGSQEKRTVTNAVTTVQGAELAKLTVADVGSALQGKAAGVTVVGAGSEPGTTPQILIRGISTINGNSPLYVVDGLPVNDINYLNPKDVATLTVLKDAASAAIYGSRAANGVVLITTKAGTVSAPVITVDATYGVSNPTRVPSMASASEYARIMNTAAANSGQPAVYANPDQYTQTTNWWDQIKQRGITQNYSLGLSGGSDKVLYSTGLSYFKERGLVRGSDFDRLVLRVKSQYQATKHLKVGQDLNLSMTNQNYLSSGSLFRDAFNDDPITSPRVNNNTGNPYDNYGASPTDIGNPLAFVERNDDKRNQYFLVGTVYANYEFIPGLVAETRFGTNTNFYERNAFSPFYTIDANERNQVNTVTTEHNINLYWNNTNTLTYNKSLGNHNFTALAAATFEKFSNRPLSGSGQSIPSNDPSLRYPDAATAAFNATGRTYENTIASLIGRVTYDYKGRYLLSASVRRDGASVFPTNNRYGTFPSLSVGWLITDENFMKSFETLNFLKLRASWGRVGNQNISSLTNAAYTGTFSKTYYVTGDDRAAQVAVIQSNVPNPNVKWETVEDYDLGLDFGFFQNKLTATFDVFRRNTTDMLMFQAIPAHAGYGYNSPVTNIGSMKTNGLDFTVGYAESKGDFTYGLSVNATRAISRIGTLANGQALYSGNTPIFGRPSKTEEGGYVGAFYGYQTQGIFQTQADIDAYKSAAGALIQPNAKPGDFKFADLNGDGVIDAKDQQYIGNPTPKMTFGVNLNLGYKGFDLQASLVGSLGNDVVNANKGWWYSGSYNYNKIAGLEDIAWHGAGTSNTVPRITAQDNNQNLTRFSNFYVEDGSYARVRNLQVGYTFRKEMVSALHMASLRLYVSGQNLFTFTKYSGVDPEIGYGRSYTDGSSALNRGVDLGNYPTMRTYLVGANIAF, encoded by the coding sequence ATGCAAGCAAAATCTATCCTCCTTTGTGGGGCCTTGCTGCCGCTTGCGGTGGCCGCTGCTCCTGCCAACGCCGGCGCCGCCCACGTGGCCAAGCCTGCTCCTGCCCGGCGCTCGGCCGTGGCCGACACGCCCATTACGGGTACCGTGCTCGACGAGAAGGGCGCGGGCCTGCCCGGCGTCACGGTCGTGCTGAAAGGCACCTCTATTGGCGCGACGACCGATGGCGACGGCCGCTTTACCCTCCGCATTCCGACGGGTACCACGGGCGCGACACTCGTTGTTTCGTCGGTGGGCTACAACCGCCAGGAGGTGGCAGTGGGCGACCGCACCACCGTAACCGTCAACCTCACCGTGGCCGCGCAGGCCCTCGACGAAGCCGTGGTTATCGGCTACGGCTCGCAGGAAAAGCGCACCGTAACCAACGCCGTAACTACGGTGCAGGGTGCGGAGCTAGCCAAGCTGACGGTAGCTGACGTGGGCTCGGCCCTGCAAGGCAAGGCGGCCGGCGTAACGGTAGTGGGCGCGGGCTCGGAGCCGGGCACCACGCCCCAGATTCTCATTCGCGGCATCTCGACCATCAACGGCAACAGCCCGCTCTACGTGGTCGACGGCCTGCCGGTGAACGACATCAACTACCTCAACCCGAAAGATGTAGCTACCCTAACGGTGCTGAAAGACGCGGCTTCGGCGGCCATCTACGGCTCGCGGGCGGCCAATGGCGTGGTACTGATTACGACCAAGGCCGGCACGGTGAGCGCGCCCGTTATCACGGTCGATGCTACGTATGGGGTGTCGAACCCCACGCGGGTGCCTAGCATGGCCTCGGCCAGCGAGTACGCCCGCATTATGAACACCGCAGCGGCCAACTCGGGCCAGCCGGCCGTGTACGCCAACCCCGACCAGTACACCCAAACCACCAACTGGTGGGACCAGATTAAGCAGCGCGGCATTACGCAGAACTACTCGCTAGGCCTCTCGGGTGGCAGCGACAAGGTACTGTACTCCACGGGTCTGAGCTACTTTAAGGAGCGCGGCCTGGTGCGCGGCTCGGACTTCGACCGCCTCGTGCTGCGCGTGAAAAGCCAGTACCAGGCTACCAAGCACCTCAAGGTGGGCCAGGACCTGAACCTGTCGATGACCAACCAGAACTACCTCAGCAGCGGGAGTTTGTTCCGGGATGCCTTCAACGACGACCCCATTACCTCGCCCCGCGTGAACAACAATACGGGCAACCCCTACGACAACTACGGCGCCTCGCCCACCGACATCGGCAACCCGCTAGCCTTTGTGGAGCGCAACGACGACAAGCGCAATCAGTATTTCCTGGTGGGCACCGTGTACGCCAACTATGAGTTTATCCCCGGCCTGGTGGCCGAAACGCGCTTCGGCACGAACACCAATTTCTACGAGCGCAACGCCTTCTCGCCCTTCTACACCATCGACGCCAACGAGCGCAACCAAGTGAACACGGTGACAACCGAGCACAACATCAACCTCTACTGGAACAACACCAACACGCTGACTTATAATAAGTCGCTCGGCAACCACAACTTCACGGCGCTGGCGGCGGCCACGTTCGAGAAGTTCAGCAACCGGCCGCTGTCGGGCTCGGGGCAGTCCATCCCCAGCAACGACCCTAGCCTGCGCTACCCCGACGCGGCCACGGCGGCCTTCAACGCCACCGGCCGCACCTACGAAAACACCATTGCCTCGCTTATCGGGCGCGTGACCTACGACTACAAGGGCCGCTACCTGCTGTCGGCCAGCGTGCGCCGCGACGGCGCTTCGGTGTTCCCGACCAACAACCGCTACGGCACTTTCCCGTCGCTGTCGGTAGGCTGGCTCATCACCGACGAGAATTTCATGAAGTCGTTCGAGACCCTGAACTTCCTGAAGCTGCGCGCCAGCTGGGGCCGCGTGGGCAACCAGAACATCAGCAGCCTCACCAACGCCGCCTACACCGGCACGTTCTCGAAAACCTACTACGTGACCGGCGACGACCGCGCGGCCCAAGTGGCCGTTATTCAGAGCAACGTGCCGAACCCCAACGTGAAGTGGGAAACGGTGGAAGACTACGACCTGGGCCTGGACTTCGGCTTTTTCCAGAATAAGCTGACGGCCACCTTCGACGTGTTTCGGCGCAATACCACCGACATGCTCATGTTCCAGGCCATTCCGGCGCACGCTGGCTACGGCTACAACAGCCCGGTGACCAACATCGGCAGCATGAAAACCAACGGCCTCGACTTCACGGTGGGCTACGCCGAAAGCAAGGGCGATTTCACCTACGGCCTGAGCGTGAACGCGACCCGCGCCATCAGCCGCATCGGTACCCTAGCCAACGGCCAGGCGCTGTACTCGGGCAATACGCCCATCTTCGGCCGGCCTTCCAAGACGGAAGAAGGCGGCTACGTGGGCGCCTTCTACGGCTACCAGACCCAGGGTATTTTCCAGACCCAGGCCGATATTGACGCCTACAAGTCGGCGGCCGGCGCGCTTATCCAGCCTAACGCCAAGCCCGGCGACTTCAAGTTTGCCGACCTCAACGGCGACGGCGTAATTGACGCCAAGGACCAGCAGTACATCGGCAACCCCACGCCCAAAATGACCTTCGGCGTGAACCTGAACCTGGGCTACAAGGGCTTTGACCTGCAAGCCTCGCTGGTGGGCAGCCTCGGCAACGACGTGGTGAACGCCAATAAGGGCTGGTGGTACTCGGGCAGCTACAATTACAACAAAATCGCGGGCCTCGAAGACATCGCCTGGCACGGCGCCGGCACCTCCAACACGGTGCCCCGCATCACGGCCCAGGACAACAACCAGAACCTGACGCGCTTCTCCAACTTCTATGTGGAAGACGGCTCCTACGCCCGGGTGCGCAACCTGCAAGTGGGTTACACCTTCCGCAAGGAGATGGTGAGCGCCCTGCACATGGCTAGCCTGCGCCTCTACGTGAGCGGCCAGAACCTATTCACTTTCACCAAATACAGCGGCGTGGACCCCGAAATCGGCTACGGCCGCTCATATACCGATGGCTCGTCGGCCCTCAACCGGGGCGTGGACCTGGGCAACTACCCCACCATGCGCACCTACCTGGTGGGCGCCAACATTGCCTTCTAA